The Entelurus aequoreus isolate RoL-2023_Sb linkage group LG23, RoL_Eaeq_v1.1, whole genome shotgun sequence genome has a window encoding:
- the LOC133640643 gene encoding gastrula zinc finger protein XlCGF57.1-like, with translation MDKEEPQPFHIKEEEEAPHTLQMQREENNPLTSHFKEEEEEHSISQEWLEEFHVIVKSEDDEVKGESEEKREAEPPSSSSTQHMTTEADGDHCGGSQADKLLAPLSHSEDTTSHSPDTDDEHSKDDKTCHTDNKRFTCSHCDKTFKSPSNLKIHMRTHTGEKPFSCSICGKDFNQKGHLERHIRTHTGEKPFSCSICGKDFNERSHLKIHIRTHTGEKPFFCSECGKRFKQGAHLKVHMRTHTLEKPFSSSICGKDFTLSRQLKSHMTTHAGEKPFTCSECGKRFARKYDLKPHMRKHTGEKPFSCSKCGKSFVLSQSLKVHMRIHTGEKPFICSVCGRSFIDHKPLKFHMRMHTLEKPFSCSICGKDFTLNQQLKRHMTTHAGEKPFTCSECGKRFARKHDLKPHMRIHTGEKPFSCSKCGKSFVVSRSLKVHMRIHTGEKPFICSVCGKSFIDHTPLKLHMRTHSGEKPYSCSSCNKSFSCRKYYILHMRTHTGEKVWSCSVCGERFSYEKQCEKHKCAGENSSSK, from the coding sequence atggacaaggaggagccacagcccttccacattaaggaggaagaagAGGCGCCACATACATTACAAATGCAAAGGGAAGAAAATAACCCACTGACctcccattttaaagaggaagaggaggaacacagcatcagtcaagaatggttggaggagttccatgtgattgtgaagagtgaagatgatgaggtcaaaggtgagagtgaggagaagagagaggcggagcctccaagcagcagctcaactcaacacatgacaacagaagctgatggagaccactgtggaggatcacaagcagacaagctcttagctccactatcacatagtgaggacacaacgtcacactctcctgacactgatgatgaacactctaaagatgataagacatgtcacactgacaacaaacgcttcacatgttctcactgtgacaaaacctttaaatcTCCTAGtaatttgaaaatacacatgagaacacacactggagaaaaacctttttcatgttcaatctgcggtaaagattttaatcAAAAGGGCCATTTGGaaagacacataagaacacacacaggagaaaaacctttttcatgttcaatctgcggtaaagattttaatgAAAGGAgccatttgaaaatacacataagaacacacactggagaaaaaccttttttctgctcagaatgtggtaaacgtTTTAAACAAGGTGctcatttgaaagtacacatgagaacacacactttagaaaaacctttttcatcttcaatctgtggtaaagattttactcttaGTCGACAGTTGAAAAGTCACATGACGacacacgctggagaaaaaccttttacctgcTCAGAATGCGGTAAAAGATTTGCACGAAAATATGACTTAAAAccacacatgagaaaacacactggtgaaaaacctttttcctgctcaaaatgtggtaaaagttttgtattaagtcaaagtttaaaagtacacatgagaatacacactggagaaaaaccttttatatgTTCAGTATGTGGTAGAAGTTTTATAGATCACAAGCCATTAAAATTTCACATGAGAATGCACACtttagaaaaacctttttcatgttcaatctgtggtaaagattttactcttaATCAACAGTTGAAAAGGCACATGACGacacacgctggagaaaaaccttttacctgcTCAGAATGCGGTAAAAGATTTGCACGAAAACATGACTTAAaaccacacatgagaatacacactggtgaaaaacctttttcctgctcaaaatgtggtaaaagttttgtagtaAGTCgaagtttaaaagtacacatgagaatacacactggagaaaaaccttttatatgttcagtatgtggtaaaagttttataGATCACACGCCATTAaaattacacatgagaacgcactctggtgaaaaaccatactcctgttcaagctgcaacaaaagctttaGTTGCcgaaaatattatatattacacatgagaacacacacaggagagaaagtgtggagttgcagtgtgtgtggtgaaagattctcttatgaGAAGCAGTgtgagaaacacaagtgtgctggtgagaacagcagcagcaaatga